A section of the Salinisphaera sp. T31B1 genome encodes:
- a CDS encoding class I SAM-dependent methyltransferase produces MSPAHDRFAGDWLALREPADHVARAAGPTAAAAQWLAAHTCGTRHIVDLGCGRGSNLRYLAPRLPGPQHWRLVDHDAGLLARALASASELRDADGRPVALEPRARDLRGDCDSLVGDARLVTAAALFDLVDRGWVDRLVEVCAQRHAAVLFTASVDGRIMFEPTEDRPVDDSDDAFVLELLSAHQHRDKGFGGALGPDAPAALIDALETAGYTVLAEPGDWRLDRAGAPLAAALLAGWRDAAIEQAPDEAGRLTAWARRRTAEIARGQTQLTVGHRDLFAAPATAPA; encoded by the coding sequence ATGAGCCCGGCTCACGATCGTTTTGCCGGCGACTGGCTGGCCCTGCGCGAACCTGCCGACCACGTCGCCCGCGCCGCGGGGCCGACCGCGGCGGCGGCCCAATGGCTCGCCGCACACACCTGCGGAACCCGGCATATCGTGGATCTGGGCTGCGGGCGCGGCTCGAACCTGCGGTATCTGGCACCCCGCCTGCCCGGTCCCCAGCATTGGCGCCTGGTCGACCACGACGCGGGACTGCTTGCCCGCGCCCTGGCCAGCGCGAGCGAACTCAGGGACGCCGACGGTCGGCCCGTCGCGCTTGAGCCGCGGGCACGCGATCTGCGCGGCGACTGCGATTCGCTGGTCGGTGACGCCCGCCTTGTGACCGCGGCCGCCTTGTTCGACCTCGTCGATCGCGGCTGGGTCGACCGACTCGTCGAGGTCTGCGCGCAGCGCCACGCCGCGGTCCTGTTCACAGCCAGCGTGGACGGGCGCATCATGTTCGAACCGACCGAAGATCGACCGGTCGACGACTCCGACGATGCATTCGTGCTCGAGCTCCTGTCGGCCCATCAACACCGCGACAAAGGCTTTGGCGGCGCGCTGGGGCCCGACGCGCCTGCGGCCCTGATCGACGCGCTGGAAACCGCCGGCTATACGGTCCTGGCCGAGCCCGGCGACTGGCGGCTGGACCGGGCCGGCGCGCCGCTGGCCGCGGCTCTGCTGGCCGGCTGGCGCGACGCGGCCATCGAACAGGCGCCGGACGAAGCGGGTCGCCTGACCGCCTGGGCCCGCCGACGCACCGCCGAGATCGCACGCGGGCAGACGCAACTGACGGTCGGCCACCGCGACCTGTTCGCTGCCCCCGCGACCGCGCCGGCATGA